The Ornithinimicrobium faecis genome includes a window with the following:
- a CDS encoding TrmB family transcriptional regulator sugar-binding domain-containing protein, whose amino-acid sequence MDRTSSAWAALGLGPADREIYLSVLAGATDEAAIREQTGRTTREVAAALRSLREQGLIGSGADGGVVAGKPLLTLRRAAAHLHTLAGEILDESTHLQVLHDRTNIPERNRPDLQVLSSTAEVQRAFADLLSGAEEQVLACVKPPFLATGDFAEDEDEQLHRGVEFRVIYDPAALEFMGGLDQFTSTMPGGEQARVSDGIPLKMFIVDRQRALLLLSDDGSADDSGAVLVSGTGLVGALIALFETVWTRAWDLTDPPPPDGVVVDDRDRTIISALRLGATDEAIARRLGVTTRTVGRRIARLHELTDTRTRFQLGWRLARLTGDPQE is encoded by the coding sequence GTGGATCGGACATCATCAGCATGGGCAGCTCTCGGACTCGGACCTGCGGACCGCGAGATCTATCTCAGCGTCCTGGCCGGCGCAACGGACGAGGCAGCGATCCGAGAACAGACGGGGCGCACGACTCGCGAGGTCGCCGCCGCGCTCAGGTCGTTGCGTGAGCAGGGGTTGATCGGATCAGGCGCCGACGGCGGGGTGGTGGCAGGCAAACCGCTGCTGACCCTGCGGCGTGCCGCCGCCCACCTGCACACATTGGCCGGGGAGATCCTGGACGAGTCCACCCACCTGCAGGTGCTGCATGACCGGACCAACATCCCGGAGCGCAACCGCCCCGATCTGCAGGTGCTGAGCTCGACCGCCGAGGTGCAGCGGGCGTTCGCGGACCTGTTGTCCGGCGCCGAGGAGCAGGTCCTGGCCTGCGTGAAACCGCCCTTCCTGGCCACGGGCGATTTCGCCGAGGACGAGGACGAGCAGCTCCACCGCGGCGTGGAGTTCCGGGTCATCTATGATCCTGCCGCCCTCGAGTTCATGGGCGGCTTGGACCAGTTCACCTCCACCATGCCAGGCGGCGAGCAGGCCCGGGTCAGCGACGGGATCCCGCTGAAGATGTTCATCGTCGACCGGCAACGCGCCCTGCTCCTGCTCAGCGACGACGGCTCAGCAGACGACAGCGGGGCGGTGCTGGTGAGCGGGACCGGTCTGGTCGGCGCGCTGATCGCACTGTTCGAGACCGTGTGGACGCGGGCGTGGGACCTCACCGACCCTCCCCCGCCCGACGGCGTGGTGGTCGACGACCGCGATCGCACGATCATCTCGGCCCTGCGCCTTGGTGCCACGGACGAGGCCATCGCCCGGCGCCTGGGCGTCACCACACGCACGGTGGGGCG